A part of Crassostrea angulata isolate pt1a10 chromosome 5, ASM2561291v2, whole genome shotgun sequence genomic DNA contains:
- the LOC128186342 gene encoding uncharacterized protein LOC128186342, whose translation MPKRKSTEVGKSPSSATKRQKTASSAETKSKKKSPRETTTPRKSASINTASPKEVVKKKASPKKSASTRKTSSKAAKGKKTSAKTDDDDDDDDETDDKVSSSKQKKTYPKLVDPATNKETVGQIIYSAKEPTRNKKGELVFPDFPEFHPNMTPKEVLQAGSFGGTYFRPIYSSVTGKQYKDEAFLELPKDWTEGLNIKKKVTSSRYDEGVNTYKVKCGGSLEMWEESGWIHKQDPYGWFQWYCRFYQGRRSADDERQVGRWLRCAGPTGRWKNNLIMKCYRGGAQYNDPNISPVVRQTLQHWGYRLTEDDYQAKVKQLMRKRVV comes from the exons ATGCCAAAGAGGAAATCTACTGAAGTGGGGAAATCCCCTAGTTCAGCTACCAAGAGACAAAAGACAGCATCCTCTGcagaaacaaaatcaaaaaagaaatctCCAAGAGAGACAACAACACCACGGAAATCGGCCTCAATTAATACGGCATCACCAAAGGAAGTTGTAAAGAAGAAAGCATCGCCAAAAAAATCAGCCTCAACAAGAAAAACCTCTTCAAAAGCAGCCAAAGGAAAGAAAACCTCAGCGAAaactgatgatgatgatgatgatgatgatgaaactgATGATAAAGTTTCTTCTAGCAAGCAAAAGAAAACCTATCCTAAACTTGTGGACCCTGCAACAAACAAAGAAACG GTTGGCCAAATTATATATTCAGCAAAAGAACCAACCAGAAACAAGAAAGGAGAACTTGTATTTCCTGATTTCCCAGAATTCCATCCAAACATGACACCGAAGGAAGTTCTCCAAGCAGGCAGTTTTGGAGGGACTTATTTTCGTCCAATCTATTCATCTGTTACTG gtAAACAGTACAAAGATGAGGCGTTCCTAGAGCTGCCTAAAGATTGGACAGAAGGACtgaatatcaagaaaaag GTAACTTCCTCCAGGTATGACGAGGGGGTAAACACCTACAAGGTCAAGTGTGGGGGGAGCCTGGAGATGTGGGAGGAGAGCGGCTGGATCCACAAACAGGACCCCTATGGCTGGTTTCAGTGGTACTGCAG GTTCTACCAAGGTCGTAGGTCAGCTGATGATGAGCGACAGGTGGGTCGGTGGCTCCGTTGTGCCGGCCCCACGGGGCGGTGGAAGAACAACCTGATCATGAAGTGTTACCGGGGCGGGGCCCAGTACAACGACCCCAACATCTCTCCCGTGGTCAGACAGACTCTGCAGCACTGGGGGTACCGCCTGACGGAGGACGATTATCAGGCCAAGGTCAAACAGCTGATGAGGAAGAGAGTCGTGTAG
- the LOC128185106 gene encoding uncharacterized protein LOC128185106: MDPEYSLQDVVRCHLCESPSPLLHCDICNKPLCKECERKHLTDGSTEHRVVPFRLRRCITKCQKHSSQMCDQYCKQCKIPVCAYCVENTCRGHTFIDVVQKLERQKNILQKDLEELEKKIHPRYLKIASIIHAQKASLNKNSKELTDTIEKHKADILMKIDHVIEEFKSDIENLNSQFLSVLNRHDDEIKHNLSEITQYTEELNYLLISNDVSLASAFRSRNAEFKRFPPAPTVVLPSFTPQNIIDKKQIYQQLIGSLSLTSSKTEGFPGADPQFSTSEEPWISTNIDIRPKNEELCTVSCLTNERLWTCNLTDRMIRLYNLQGNLVKEIEPKSGDGPWNIAVSKSGDLVFTDYTEGTVNIVPDTETETVISLRGWRPHGVCTTLFGDLLVAITSDDNEHTKVVRYSNFTEKQSIQFDDKGDPLFSSGLYNIKFISENRNLDICVSDNTAKSVLVVNLAGKLRFTYSGYPTTKKSFSPVDITTDNQSRILIADSKNHCIHILNKDGQFLSCIDNCHLEYPCGLCVYTNDTLFVTEMYSGQLKKIKL, from the coding sequence ATGGATCCTGAGTACAGTCTCCAGGATGTGGTacggtgtcatctctgtgagaGTCCGAGCCCTTTATTGCACTGTGACATTTGTAACAAGCCTTTGTGTAAAGAATGTGAGAGAAAACATCTCACAGATGGATCCACAGAACATAGAGTAGTACCATTTAGATTACGGAGATGTATCACTAAATGTCAGAAACATTCCTCACAAATGTGTGATCAATACTGTAAACAATGTAAGATCCCTGTTTGTGCCTATTGTGTAGAGAATACATGTAGGGGTCATACATTTATTGATGTTGTACAAAAACTtgaaagacaaaaaaatattttacaaaaagatttagaagAGCTCGAGAAAAAAATTCATCCTAGATATCTCAAGATTGCATCTATCATACATGCTCAGAAAgcttctttaaataaaaattccaagGAATTGACAGATACTATTGAGAAACATAAAGCGGACATCCTCATGAAAATAGACCATGTTATCGAGGAATTTAAATCTGACATTGAGAATTTAAACTCACAATTCCTGTCTGTCTTAAACAGGCATGATGATGAAATCAAACATAATCTATCTGAAATCACACAGTATACTGAAGAACTGAATTACCTACTGATCTCCAATGATGTTAGCCTTGCCTCTGCCTTCAGATCTAGGAATGCTGAATTCAAAAGATTTCCTCCTGCACCCACAGTCGTCTTACCAAGTTTTACTCCTCAAAATATCATcgacaaaaaacaaatttatcaaCAGTTAATTGGTTCTTTGTCACTGACCTCTTCTAAAACGGAAGGTTTTCCCGGAGCTGATCCTCAGTTTTCAACCTCAGAGGAACCATGGATCTCTACCAATATAGATATAAGGCCTAAGAATGAAGAATTATGCACTGTGTCTTGTCTCACAAATGAACGATTATGGACATGCAATTTAACTGACAGGATGATAAGACTCTACAACCTACAGGGAAATTTAGTTAAGGAAATTGAACCCAAGTCAGGGGACGGACCATGGAACATAGCAGTGTCAaagagtggggatctagtttttACTGATTACACAGAAGGAACGGTGAACATAGTGCCGGATACAGAGACAGAGACAGTTATAAGTCTTCGGGGATGGAGACCCCATGGTGTCTGTACTACTTTATTTGGAGACCTCTTGGTTGCCATAACCAGTGATGATAATGAACAtacaaaagttgtgcgttactctAATTTTACCGAGAAACAAAGTATACAGTTCGATGATAAAGGTGATCCTCTCTTTTCATCTGGTTTGTACAACATTAAATTTATCAGTGaaaacaggaacctagatatatGTGTATCTGACAATACAGCCAAGTCAGTATTGGTGGTCAACctggccgggaaactccggtttacttACTCTGGTTATCCAACAACCAAGAAATCATTTTCGCCAGTTGATATTACTACAGACAACCAAAGCCGGATCCTGATAGCAGACTCTAAAAACCACTGTATTCATATCCTGAATAAGGACGGGCAGTTTCTCAGCtgcattgacaactgtcatctAGAATATCCATGTGGTTTATGTGTATACACTAACGACACTCTCTTTGTTACTGAAATGTACTCTGGTCAATTgaagaaaatcaaattatga
- the LOC128184879 gene encoding uncharacterized protein LOC128184879 produces MGTLLLLLLIALTQAETNTGSCKDMLQGYLTGQLSSTLGAYQVEALRREFKSFTDVIEKSMKEFKENITSRVKTHTCNSSVVYTRWGKKTCPSNADLVYSGYTGGSHYSHKGAAVEPLCLPRNPEWGMYTGGYDGLKNYVYGAEYKTKTFTGYIQTIHDHDVPCAVCLVRQRTVAQMFPARKTCFKGWTLEYHGYLMAGHYTHEAGTTYTCIDSHPDTLHGGSTSKDGKVFYLVEALCGSLKCPPYVEGRELVCAVCSKE; encoded by the exons ATGGGAACCTTATTGTTGTTATTACTCATTGCTTTGACACAAGCTGAGACGAACACCGGAAGCTGTAAAGACATGCTACAGGGTTATCTAACAGGACAACTGTCTTCTACTCTAGGAGCGTACCAAGTAGAAGCTTTGAGGCGGGAATTCAAAAGTTTCACTGATGTCATAGAAAAATCCATGAAGGAGTTTAAGGAAAACATTACTTCTAGAGTAAAGACAC ACACTTGCAACAGTAGTGTAGTTTACACCAGATGGGGAAAGAAAACGTGCCCTTCCAATGCCGATCTTGTCTATTCAG GGTATACTGGAGGCTCTCATTATTCTCATAAAGGAGCAGCAGTAGAACCTCTTTGTTTACCGAGGAATCCAGAATGGGGGATGTACACTGGTGGTTATGATGGATTAAAAAATTACGTCTATGGTGCAGAATATAAAACTAAAACTTTTACAGGTTATATTCAAACAATTCATGATCATGATGTCCCATGCGCTGTTTGTCTTGTTCGCCAAAGAACAGTTGCTCAGATGTTTCCAG CAAGAAAAACCTGTTTCAAAGGCTGGACACTTGAGTATCATGGTTATCTTATGGCGGGTCATTATACCCATGAAGCTGGAACAACATACACCTGTATTGATAGTCATCCCGACACTCTACACGGGGGCTCTACAAGTAAAGATGGTAAAGTTTTTTACCTAGTAGAGGCTTTGTGTGGTTCCTTGAAGTGTCCACCTTATGTTGAAGGAAGAGAATTGGTTTGTGCTGTTTGTTCTAAAgaataa